One stretch of Juglans microcarpa x Juglans regia isolate MS1-56 chromosome 3D, Jm3101_v1.0, whole genome shotgun sequence DNA includes these proteins:
- the LOC121256162 gene encoding LOW QUALITY PROTEIN: NAC domain-containing protein 91-like (The sequence of the model RefSeq protein was modified relative to this genomic sequence to represent the inferred CDS: deleted 1 base in 1 codon), whose product MAVSLDSMPLGFRFRPTDEELVNFYLRYKINGNDKDVWVIREIDVCKCEPWDLPGLSVIETKDQDWFFFCPQDLKYPNGRRLNRATTAGYWKATGKDRQIKSGGSLIGMKKTLVFHTGRAPHGARTNWVMHEYRTTLKELDGTNPGQSAFVLCRLFKKQDESIEASNGNEAEPVVSSSATAKCSPEDTQSEVARDPASPSLGGQSENHPASIDYCPDKKSNGTISGTVIPVNHNSSSYGAERNVVESPVSELLECFKMFDEQQMELLDGTILSPLHTQVKNELGSCFTEYPNLTNPENSHSGVQFQYGSNEPYDFDPVFLDPFLNAPYGSQYLEAVSLSDLANEGQSPMNMEPVQPQIQPSVENFVQGTAPRRFRMQCKLQVRSCSSKPATTEEGKTSEKHVLPDDPGNDANTTSTLSEQQRILSDSIDNSKTSQEPSTSKRRASLKSQGNTLRPPFRPSIWPFAIMFRVAMVGVLFIILLAYGNVLDFDAT is encoded by the exons atGGCTGTCTCGTTGGATTCGATGCCACTGGGGTTCAGATTTAGGCCTACGGACGAGGAGTTAGTGAACTTCTACTTGAGGTACAAGATCAACGGGAATGACAAAGATGTTTGGGTTATTCGTGAGATTGATGTTTGCAAGTGCGAGCCCTGGGATTTGCCTG GTTTATCGGTGATAGAGACGAAGGATCAGGATTGGTTCTTCTTCTGTCCACAGGACCTGAAGTATCCAAACGGACGTCGATTGAACAGAGCAACGACTGCTGGGTACTGGAAGGCAACCGGTAAGGATCGGCAAATTAAGTCAGGAGGGAGCTTGATTGGAATGAAGAAGACCCTGGTCTTCCACACAGGGCGTGCTCCTCATGGAGCAAGGACCAATTGGGTGATGCATGAGTACCGCACTACCCTGAAGGAGCTTGATGGCACTAACCCTGGTCAG AGTGCCTTTGTCCTCTGTCGCTTGTTCAAGAAACAAGATGAGAGTATTGAAGCTTCAAATGGCAATGAAGCTGAACCAGTTGTTTCATCTTCTGCCACTGCCAAATGTTCTCCTGAAGATACACAGTCTGAAGTAGCACGGGATCCAGCATCTCCATCGCTGGGAGGGCAATCTGAAAACCATCCAGCGAGTATTGACTATTGTCCTGACAAAAAATCTAATGGAACGATATCCGGCACTGTCATACCTGTCAATCATAACAGCAGCAGCTATGGTGCAGAGAGGAATGTGGTAGAGTCACCAGTTTCTGAG CTGCTGGAATGCTTTAAAATGTTTGATGAACAACAAATGGAGCTACTAGATGGCACGATTCTCTCCCCATTACACACACAGGTGAAAAATGAGCTAGGATCTTGCTTCACTGAGTACCCTAACCTCACTAATCCGGAAAATAGTCACAGTGGGGTGCAGTTTCAATATGGCTCGAATGAGCCATATGACTTTGACCCTGTGTTCCTAGATCCCTTTCTTAATGCTCCATATGGGTCCCAATATCTCGAAGCTGTCAGTCTATCGGATCTGGCTAATGAAGGGCAGAGCCCGATGAACATGGAACCCGTTCAACCACAAATTCAACCATCTGTTGAGAACTTTGTGCAGGGCACTGCTCCAAGAAGATTTCGCATGCAGTGTAAACTACAAGTGCGGTCTTGTAGTTCAAAACCAGCTACTACGGAG GAGGGAAAAACTTCAGAGAAGCACGTCCTTCCTGATGATCCTGGTAATGATGCTAATACCACCAGTACTTTAAGTGAACAGCAAAGGATCCTTTCTGATTCCATTGACAACAGCAAAACCTCTCAAGAGCCAAGTACCAGTAAGAGGAGGGCAAGCTTAAAATCACAGGGTAACACTTTGAGACCTCCCTTTCGTCCCTCAATCTGGCCATTTGCAATTATGTTTAGAGTAGCGATGGTTGGAGTTTTGTTCATAATC TTGCTAGCGTATGGGAATGTATTAGATTTTGATGCTACTTGA
- the LOC121254002 gene encoding NAC domain-containing protein 14-like isoform X6, translated as MDALSLKVRPWMRFNPPKDQVIDFFLRAKITGNDELVDFIPEAQCCKWEPWDLKDLCSAWLDSCGINTACSERWFFSPLDLKHRSGNRSNRATNAGFWKVTGKDKIIMSDLGMIGKKKYLVFYRGRGKGEKTNWKIHEYHTTLKDLDGTHPGQNAFVLCRLSYEHEKSIKDPNINDAGPAVSSPAVSKLFHEESESELLLASEFTASDVEATTTPENCDETISGTTTAVKCNDKHISAHAAGNQLGELTTINDDKEIEKMIIELQQIVGGDVLTPSTSLHNNPTVSSAITTKSSVEELESTLGLDVVSPQECFGGKTLNTILLSSCNQNSYNACAARNEVPKATVSEVDSWFEDGLSLFELPSEPPDGVYDLDYLNGNVPNMFGSQKNLTLESIKNNGSCGSLDEKLANAPFESTFQDSGEMSKRKASSGLQNLGSHNMIWMGGSSNQIEGSDCISKN; from the exons ATGGATGCGTTGTCTCTGAAAGTGCGACCATGGATGAGATTTAATCCGCCGAAAGACCAGGTCATCGACTTCTTCTTGAGGGCAAAGATCACTGGGAATGATGAATTAGTCGACTTCATTCCCGAAGCTCAGTGTTGCAAATGGGAGCCCTGGGATTTGAAAG ATTTATGCTCAGCCTGGTTAGATTCATGTGGCATAAACACCGCATGTTCCGAGCGGTGGTTCTTCTCGCCACTGGATCTGAAGCATCGAAGTGGGAATCGATCGAACCGGGCAACTAATGCTGGGTTTTGGAAAGTGACTGGAAAGGACAAGATAATCATGTCTGACTTGGGaatgattggaaaaaaaaagtatctggTATTCTATAGAGGGCGAGGTAAAGGCGAGAAAACAAATTGGAAGATTCATGAATACCATACAACCCTGAAGGACCTTGATGGCACCCATCCCGGTCAG AACGCCTTTGTACTCTGCCGATTATCCTATGAACATGAAAAGAGTATTAAAGATCCAAACATCAATGATGCTGGACCTGCTGTTTCATCACCCGCCGTATCCAAATTGTTTCATGAAGAATCAGAGTCTGAGCTACTTCTGGCCTCAGAATTCACTGCATCAGATGTGGAAGCTACTACAACACCTGAAAATTGTGATGAAACAATATCCGGCACTACAACGGCTGTCAAGTGCAATGACAAACATATTAGTGCTCACGCTGCAGGGAATCAATTGGGAGAACTTACCACTATCAAT GATGAtaaggaaatagaaaaaatgatcATTGAGCTGCAGCAAATAGTAGGTGGTGATGTTTTGACGCCTTCAACTTCACTACACAATAACCCTACTGTTTCATCAGCCATCACAACTAAATCTTCTGTAGAAGAATTAGAGTCTACGCTAGGTTTGGATGTGGTATCTCCTCAAGAATGTTTTGGCGGAAAGACATTGAACACTATACTGCTCAGTAGTTGTAACCAAAATAGTTATAATGCTTGTGCTGCAAGAAATGAAGTGCCTAAAGCAACAGTCAGTGAG GTTGATTCTTGGTTTGAGGATGGCTTGAGCCTGTTTGAGCTTCCTTCCGAGCCACCAGATGGCGTGTATGAC CTTGATTATCTCAATGGGAACGTTCCAAATATGTTTGGCAGTCAAAAGAATCTCACTTTGGAGTCTATTAAGAACAATGGATCATGCGGTAGCCTAGATGAAAAATTGGCCAATGCACCG TTTGAGTCAACATTTCAAGATTCTGGAGAGATGAGCAAAAGAAAGGCTTCATCAGGGTTGCAAAATCTGGGATCCCACAACATGATATGGATGGGGGGGTCTTCAAATCAGATTGAAGGATCTGATTGTATTTCGAAGAATTAA
- the LOC121254002 gene encoding NAC domain-containing protein 14-like isoform X7, producing MDALSLKVRPWMRFNPPKDQVIDFFLRAKITGNDELVDFIPEAQCCKWEPWDLKDLCSAWLDSCGINTACSERWFFSPLDLKHRSGNRSNRATNAGFWKVTGKDKIIMSDLGMIGKKKYLVFYRGRGKGEKTNWKIHEYHTTLKDLDGTHPGQNAFVLCRLSYEHEKSIKDPNINDAGPAVSSPAVSKLFHEESESELLLASEFTASDVEATTTPENCDETISGTTTAVKCNDKHISAHAAGNQLGELTTINDDKEIEKMIIELQQIVGGDVLTPSTSLHNNPTVSSAITTKSSVEELESTLGLDVVSPQECFGGKTLNTILLSSCNQNSYNACAARNEVPKATVSEVDSWFEDGLSLFELPSEPPDGVYDLDYLNGNVPNMFGSQKNLTLESIKNNGSCGSLDEKLANAPFESTFQDSGEMSKRKASSGLQNLGSHNMIWMGGSAQS from the exons ATGGATGCGTTGTCTCTGAAAGTGCGACCATGGATGAGATTTAATCCGCCGAAAGACCAGGTCATCGACTTCTTCTTGAGGGCAAAGATCACTGGGAATGATGAATTAGTCGACTTCATTCCCGAAGCTCAGTGTTGCAAATGGGAGCCCTGGGATTTGAAAG ATTTATGCTCAGCCTGGTTAGATTCATGTGGCATAAACACCGCATGTTCCGAGCGGTGGTTCTTCTCGCCACTGGATCTGAAGCATCGAAGTGGGAATCGATCGAACCGGGCAACTAATGCTGGGTTTTGGAAAGTGACTGGAAAGGACAAGATAATCATGTCTGACTTGGGaatgattggaaaaaaaaagtatctggTATTCTATAGAGGGCGAGGTAAAGGCGAGAAAACAAATTGGAAGATTCATGAATACCATACAACCCTGAAGGACCTTGATGGCACCCATCCCGGTCAG AACGCCTTTGTACTCTGCCGATTATCCTATGAACATGAAAAGAGTATTAAAGATCCAAACATCAATGATGCTGGACCTGCTGTTTCATCACCCGCCGTATCCAAATTGTTTCATGAAGAATCAGAGTCTGAGCTACTTCTGGCCTCAGAATTCACTGCATCAGATGTGGAAGCTACTACAACACCTGAAAATTGTGATGAAACAATATCCGGCACTACAACGGCTGTCAAGTGCAATGACAAACATATTAGTGCTCACGCTGCAGGGAATCAATTGGGAGAACTTACCACTATCAAT GATGAtaaggaaatagaaaaaatgatcATTGAGCTGCAGCAAATAGTAGGTGGTGATGTTTTGACGCCTTCAACTTCACTACACAATAACCCTACTGTTTCATCAGCCATCACAACTAAATCTTCTGTAGAAGAATTAGAGTCTACGCTAGGTTTGGATGTGGTATCTCCTCAAGAATGTTTTGGCGGAAAGACATTGAACACTATACTGCTCAGTAGTTGTAACCAAAATAGTTATAATGCTTGTGCTGCAAGAAATGAAGTGCCTAAAGCAACAGTCAGTGAG GTTGATTCTTGGTTTGAGGATGGCTTGAGCCTGTTTGAGCTTCCTTCCGAGCCACCAGATGGCGTGTATGAC CTTGATTATCTCAATGGGAACGTTCCAAATATGTTTGGCAGTCAAAAGAATCTCACTTTGGAGTCTATTAAGAACAATGGATCATGCGGTAGCCTAGATGAAAAATTGGCCAATGCACCG TTTGAGTCAACATTTCAAGATTCTGGAGAGATGAGCAAAAGAAAGGCTTCATCAGGGTTGCAAAATCTGGGATCCCACAACATGATATGGATGGGGGGGTCT GCTCAATCCTAA